One Hevea brasiliensis isolate MT/VB/25A 57/8 chromosome 6, ASM3005281v1, whole genome shotgun sequence genomic window, aaaaatcctgaataaatcgccggtaaaacccagcatgtccaaggaaactccgcactcctttgacagtggttggagggggcattttttcaataatttctattttggctctatccacttcaattcccctttttgagattaaatgccctaaaacgattccctcttggaccataaagtggcatttctcccaattcaacaccaaatcattatcagcacatctctgcaagattttagacaaattagtcaagcatgaatcaaaattagttccatatactgaaaagtcatccatgaagacctccataatttcttcaataaaatcagaaaaaatagccatcatgcacctttgaaatgtgccaggcgcattacacaatccgaatggcatccttcgatatgcaaaggtgccatagggacatgtaaaggtagttttttcttggtcatcaggatgtattggaatttgaaagaaaccagaatatccatctaagtaacaaaagaatgaatgcttggctaatctctctaacatttgatccataaaaggaagaggaaaatggtcttttcttgtggcattgttcaacttcctatagtctatgcacattctccaacacGTACTtgattctagtgggtatcaattcattattttcatttttaacctGTCACCCCACCTTTCTATGTTACTACATGCACATGACTAACCCACTCACTTTAagaaatagggtaaataattccagcagctagtaattttaggatttcctttttcacaacatccttcattgtaggattcaatcttctttgatgttcaatggaaggtttactatttggctcaaggaaaatcctatgcatacaaactgttggactaattccttttatatcatcaattgcataacccaaaactcttctatattctctcaatactctcaacaatttgtcattctcaatattagtcaaacatgcattaattataacaggatatgtttcattgggtccaagaaaagcatacctgaggttggaaggaagaggtttaagatctacctttggggcatcctctacctttaatgatggtggtttgatctccaaattttgcactccttcaagttgaaaaattgtggcttcaggatgtggtggagagctttcCAAGTATTGCGCAAAAATAGCCATgttatcatcatcaatgctcccaccatggactaagcaattttcaagtgggtcttgtggatagctttttctgaaatgctcttgaacaatctcatcaataatgtctacccgcaaacaagactcaacttcttcatgttttcttttcatggctggattgatgttgaatatcatttgatcatctcccactctaagtgtcaattgctcaccctttacatcaattaatgcaccagctgttgccaaaaagggtcttcccaataagataggaacttttgtgtcttcttccatatccaaaatgacaaagtccacgaATGTTAAATTTTCTAACCTTGATAGtcacattttcaagaatgccttcgGATACTTAATTGAGCAGTCACCAATgagagatacatgtttgtgggcttcaactctcccatattcaatttttcatatattgaaagaggcattaggctgacactagctccaaggttacataaggcatttgccacacagttatcaccaatatgacaaggaatggaaaacacacccggatctttgagtttgggaggtaacttcttacGGATTATAGCCGCATTGCTCTCCCaaattgatggtgtcataatcttctagccttctcttgttggaaagaatctccttcaaaaacttggcataactcggcatttgggatagtgcctcagtgaatggcacattgatatacaatttttttagcacttcaaggaacttGCCAAATTGCTTGTCTAGTttgtgcttgatgaatctttgagggtagggaagggtgggtttgtaaggttcagtagggatgtatggtttctctccctcatcttgctcacttttgctttcttcttctttttcatttttcttgctctcaactgaattttcttcttttgtgctttctttttcttctctcttgttttcactctcttgacctactttcttaccacttctcaaggtcaccaacttacattgttcatgagggttttgtggttggctaggtagtttccataggaattgcttctgatgagcttgcttgttgcgccaagtgagtctccaacatgcggttgtggacttgtaattgatccatggtttgtctcatgtgttgcatttcttcctccaatttgctattcatcttgctttgttcagcaaaaaatttctccatcatgttctccaaggatggcttcggttcatgggatggaagggattgttgtgctcttgcttgatatccaggtggtggctgccttgtgggctgaaattgaggctgaaattgaggcttgttctgctgcataaactgctggttatgagcataatttgagctttggccttgttgagcaaaagttgcttgtggtctccatgttgagttgttcatattagaataagaatttcccataggttttttATGATAAACTCATGCATAAGCAGCTtgctcttgcaaataatcatcaccataagaagaataattaactccacaactttgagttccatttgtgaaggcaacttgttgcatagttgtaggagttgaggttgttgcctttgtgcaaaaatcactaagaagctgagtcaactgatcaaattttgcattcatgtagttaactgagtcaagttcatagatcccagctttctttggctcaagtgctctaggatttccccataaatgggtattatgagcaatcttctctaatagatcatagcattcttcacttgtcattctcatgaaatctcctcctgcttgtgaatcaattgtgtttcttatggctggagtaactctggtgtagaaattctgaacaatcatccatttgggtatttcatgatgaggacattgcctttcaagctccttaaatctcatccaagattcatacaaagtttcatcatctcttggtttaaaagctaccatcaaattcctcaaatgagtagttttcccaggtgggaaaaattgagatagaaaagcttgagatagctgctcccaagtagctataatagcttgtgggagtgagtcataccactccaatgctgaatcccgaagagaaaatggaaataatGTGAGCGAATAACTTCATCGAAACTCGggttgtctttgtgtaccacatatcatcaaaaatttcttcaaatgagaatgtggATTTTCATGtgggctacctccaaattgtgaattctgaaccatttgaataagaccagtttttaactcaaattgattagctccaataataggtctgttatctctcacatctgcacatctaggaaaagcatagtctaacatggatcttctttgaggatcattttgattaaccacagcattttgcccgttttgctcatttgctccattgtttccaccaatagctctattttgattctccatattttctattgtctcctcttgctcaaatatttgttgttcttctttttctgcttcttttcttctcttgtactcctttttgttggctcgtgAATTTTCAATTTACGGGTTGAACAACAATTCGattatcacttgtgcttttcgatcgtctcataaacaagaaaagtacgaaaaacacaaggaacaatagtgaaaataaaagaaaaaaattctaattagcttaaaacaattaaaatccaacttaaaaacaaacaattcctaagaacggcgccaaaaacttgatacggtgtccgcaagtgcacgggtcacgatagtatagttttaaaaattgatatcgatccacaggaattgtgcttaaattggaaataaaagtataagcaaattagaatgacaaaaattaaaagatattaaaaataaaatctaaaaattaaaattaagacaaaaattaaagatgtaaaatgaaatttggaattaaaattggtatttgaggaattaaaactagatcaatcaattaactaaaattaattaaactagattacccaaaaattaatttgaaatatctatttatgaaattgagagaaattaaatctaaattcaataaaaataaaaataaagtgattatagaaattggatttaaattggatttaaatttaaattgctatttatgaggtttggaggatttatatctaatttcaatgaaaaataaattgattctagagattggattttcaatattgtttgcatgtggtttttcctaatttagccaaacacatgagaattgcaattttgagggaaatcaattcttaaatttttgaaacctttttcaagcatctcaaaattggttttcattaaatcaaaccctgttttcacggtatttcaaatctaacaaaaacccaattaatgctctaattgatttttggaaagttccccttaatcttcttagcttatttctaacaccaagaaaataaagtttattgcaagattatccatccccaatattcacttttcagtccatctattaaggattaaaacttaacttaatgagggcccattcatcaagcaaggaaataagcacacaagcaataaatcaaaatataacaatcttcatttaaatggctaaatcagttcaaaaccacaaaacaaatcaatatttacaaacccatctctagaatctcaatcaactactcacaaatcattgtttaaagacaaacccaaatgaagaaatgaagaaataatggaaatgtaagctaaaaggggtagaaaaacccagcaaatttgcagcaggatctctgcagaaaagtgcagaaacttgatccttgctgctgctggaagaagatgcaaaagatgctcctccctttccctctttctatctttctaaaaatgcctcccttgctctctttctatctttctaaaaatgcctcccttgctctctatgctctctatatggaaagaaagtgataaaatgggtctttatataggctaagggattgttctagaatgggtaaaagggggaaggatctagaaaaagtgaggtaaaaaggctggagtaacggaaatgccacgtcaaaaaattttccagtaaaaacgacataagccgagtcagttgtgtcgcgggttgtgtcgctctcggccatttttttttctcaacttcaaaattttttttttttttttggcaattcgattttaatctcctccaaatggctactctgatcaaaatacatcaaatttctccagatttaacctacaaaacaaataaattccaaaaattaaactaagaaatgtgaaaattgtaaaattgactaaatatatactaatatctaaaataatagctatgaataagggtaaattatgtgcaaaaattactcctaaatgatgatataaaatgcatgcatcactaGCATGGCCGATGGTCACCGGACTTCACAAGGAGTTTGATCGGCACCCTTGCTTCCTTTTGGGGCTGGCAGTGAGACAGTGGTGTCACTTTATAATGGTGACCCAAAGACACAGCCGTTGGCAAGCAAAGCAGAGGAAGGAAAAAAGGGTTTTTCATTTTCAGGAccactgctctgataccatgttgaaGTTAGAACACTAGAAGACAAAGGAGAAAATAACAAGGGGAATTTTATGTGGTTCGGCTACTAAGAGCCTAGATCCACGGACACAAAAACTTAAAGGGTTACATCTTTATCCGCTTGCATTTTTCTTCAATACATAGTCCATATTTATAATGGAAGGCACAAGACATATGGAATAGCATAAATTAAGGATTCTCCACTATACCTTTAATTAAAGCTTCTCCATTGTGAGAGATCCCTTGAATTAAGGGAGAATCCCATCAATTCCTACAACTAGAAGAAATCTTTTTCAGAAAGTTGAGCTTTCTGTCTTTCACATATAAAAGTATGGTGCTGCCTGTAATCTCATAGTGTGATCATGTGTTTTCACTTGTTATGTCTCCTTTGTAATTGAAAATCCACTGTTTAGTGTTTCAGCATACTATGGATGAGAGTGAATCTCATGTTTTATTGCAGAGTTTTTATGTAGACACTAAATCCTACTGGTTGGTTCTTTAAAAGAATTTATgtacccgatggaataccaattgaagtgtggaagtgtttgggagatatgagagtggcatggttaactaaattatttaataagattctaaactcaaagaaaatgcctgatgaatggaggatgattattttagtacctatttttaaaaataaaggagacatacaaagttgctcaaactataggggaattaaacgtatgagccatactatgaagttgtgggggagagttgtggagtatcgactacatcatgatactgctatctctctcaatcaatttagcttcatgcctggtcgttcaactatggaagcgatctttctcattagaagcttgatgaagaaatatagcgatgtgaagaaagatctacacatagtttttattgatttgtagaaagcttatgatagtgttccaagagatgtcttatggaatgtgttagaacaaaaaatggtatctattaggtacatacaagtgttgaaagatatgtatgaaggagcaattactattgtgtgtacagtgggaggggacacgagattttccgatctcaattggattacaccaaggattagCTATAAGCCCTcacctttttatattagttttagatgaattgatgaaacatatacaagagagtattcattggtgcatgatgtttgcggataatattgttctgatagatgagacgcgagaaggagtcagtagaaagctagagttttggaaaagtactctagagtcaaaaggctttaagttaaatagaacgaagacagaatacatgcattacaagtttagtgaaggactGAAggtcaaactggtgatagggaaggagttagtgtGGATGACGTGgtattgtcccaaagtaatcactttaaatatatcggataggggatgtgaggaggatgttagtcatagcattaaagccggatggttgaagtagagacgtgctacgggagttttatgtgatcgcaagattcctaataagttgaaaggaaaattttaccgtacagccatacgacctgctatgttatatagtagtgagtgttgggcactgaaggagtcgtatgcgtctaaaataagagttgcagagatgagaatgttaaggtggatgagtgaccatactagattagataaagtccgtaacgagagtattagagaaaaggtaggagtgttgtcaattgaggataagttgagagaagagagattgaggtgatttggtcatgtgaagcgtagacatacggaggctccagttagacaagtagagcacattaggttagaggatagaaagaaaaaaaggggtagacctaaattgacttggaggagagtagtacaacatgagcattacacatttctgaggatttaacccaaaatcgtttagagtggagaaagcgaattcatatagcTGACTTCAAAttattgggataaaggcttagttgagttgagtgcaGTGCATTATTATCAGCTTATTGGCTTTTAAACGCgcgcgcgcgcacacacacacacactgacGTGTGTGTAATGTGATTTTATCTGATTTCCTTGAAAGATCATTAAGTTTTTTTCACTTGCAGTTTTTAGGACTGGTGCTGTAAATGCTGCTGCAGGATCAGCTTATGCTGAGTTTGGAAATACAAAAGTCGTCGTGTCTGTGTGAGTCTATTGTTTCCTTTAATATGCATATCATCCTCTCCTTGAtctctattatatatatatatatatatatatatatatatatatatatatatatatatatatatatatattttaaacctTTTAAATTTATTGATGAGGTTTTTGTGATGTACTTATTCTGGCAGAGCTATTGGCTATGCAATAGAAACATGTTTTTACATTTTATGGGTCTTTCttggttcagttttggtcccaGAGAAAGTAAGAAAGCAATGATGTATAGTGATGTAGGCCGGCTGAATTGCAGTGTGAGCTATACAACTTTTGCTACCCCAGTCCGTGGACAGGTAGATGAACTAAAGGCATCTATGAATTTTGTGATACTCATGTTGCAAGTTGTCTGTATCTAATatgtgagatttttttttttttgttagggATCAGACCATAAAGAATTTTCCTCAATGCTTCATAAAGCTTTGGAAGGTGCGATAATGTTGGAAACTTTCCCcaaaacaactgtagatgtttttgCATTGGTGTTGGAATCTGGTGGCAGTAAGTTACAGCTTCACATTAGCCTTTTAAATCTGGGCCTAATTagatttttgaaaaatgaaaaggtaAAGGATGAAAAAAGGAAGTCTAGGTAAGCAAAATTTAAGGTTGTCTTACAATGAATATTCCTTCACAAAGGAATGACAGGTTTAGTCTGCAGGATAACACAAATACTGTTCTGACACAGCTGTCATTGCGTCAAACTGATATTGGGCACTGGTGCTTTTTGTGTTTAAGTTTGAGATTGAATAGCAAGTCCATGTATTCTTTGGAAGTTTATGTCCTTTTTTCTGCAGCATAATTTATCAACATAATTTTTTTGATACTGAGAAAGTTTAAGCTTACCTTTGATCTCATTAATGAACTTCATCATTTTCTTTGCAGGTGATATTCCTGTTGTAACATCTTGTGCAAGCCTTGCCCTGGCTGATGCAGGGATTATGATGTATGACCTCATTGCTGGAGTTTCAGTGGTATGTTTCCTGCTAAAAATTCTGTTTTCTGACACTTCTGTTTGTGATTAGCATGAAGTATGCATCATATATTTACACAATCTTTCATTACATTTAGTAAAATATCTATTTATAATTCACGTGATTGGtctttttattattgtttgatGCAAGTTATTAAAAGAACTCTGGTAATCTGACAGAGATCTAAAAATAGCACAAGCAAACAATTCTATTCGTGTAGTTAGTGACCATCAGTCTATTGATTTTGCCCAGCCATCAGTGTAAGAAGGGCATCCTTATGACCTTAAATCCTCTATTGTCATTTCAACGCGTTATCCTTCCGTAGTTTTCATTATCTTCACAAGTTACTATTACAGTTCTTGCTTGTAAAAAATTTAATCCTTCTTAGGGATCATAGTCAAGAAGCGATTCAGTTCATTGCTATATTGTCTTTCTTGCTGCTGGTGCAAGCAATTGGTTATCATTTGGCTGTACCTTCCTTCTCCATTTTCGTTAGTGTGCTTTCATCTGCACTATCTCTTGACAATATTAAGCTAGTTATTGTAATGAACTTGTCAATGGATATTAATGACCTCCTAGCTTAAAAGTTTCTTTGTTTGGAGAGCACACTGGTGGAGCCGCATAAGGACCAGAGGGGGCCAACTCCTCATCCAAAAGAAGCTCTTAATTTCCTTTCTAACTTTTTGGCCTTTGCTTATTGAACATGTGACCTAAGGAGATGATAGAGAATAGAAATTGAGTGGCCATGTTTACATTAGTTGCCTTATTGGAAGATTTGTTATGTATTTGATATTCTGAAGATCTTCTGATCTATGGAACTAATGCTTTTGGAGCTTTTTGCAGTGAAGGATTATGCGGTCGAAAACATCTGAGGATGATTCAATAAGCTTTAAATGCATTTATAAttgcctttatttatttatttttttcggaGATAAGTCTAGCTGCTTTAATCTTTTGCACTGAGTTTGCTCATGCTTGTTCCATTGTCAAATTTTCACACGTGCTAGCAATTAACATCTTTTGGTGCCTAGTCATGTCTTGGTACAAACCTCATCATTGATCCGATTTTGGAAGAGGAAAGCTGTCAGGATGGAAACCTAATGATTACCTGTATGCCTTCTCGTTATGAGATCACTCAGCTGACTGTTACAGGGGAATGGTCTGCTGCGAAGATGAACGAGGTATATCACTGAAATTTCCAGTATCTTTGTAATGCCAGTCACATTGTCAAACTGGTATTGGTTTTCTTTTTTCTCTGCTGTACATCATGCACTAAGCAACATTAGGTGTAGGCAATTTTTTGTGGTTTAGCTGTACTAAGTCTGTTCTTACTGACAGGCAGTGCAGCTTTGCCTTGATGCTTGCTCAAAGCTTGTGACAATAATGAGGTCATGTTTGAAAGAGGTTGCTTCTGCTACACAAGATTAGAAAGCAACTGAGAATAGTAATTGTGCCAATTAATACAAGTCACCTTTTTTAGCCATTTACCATTCCTGGTTTCTTCCCTCTCTCTT contains:
- the LOC110642346 gene encoding exosome complex component RRP41-like; the protein is MASKPGSAPTTYSPNLACKSRLPIFKDSDVDWVRPDGRGFHQCRPAFFRTGAVNAAAGSAYAEFGNTKVVVSVFGPRESKKAMMYSDVGRLNCSVSYTTFATPVRGQGSDHKEFSSMLHKALEGAIMLETFPKTTVDVFALVLESGGSDIPVVTSCASLALADAGIMMYDLIAGVSVSCLGTNLIIDPILEEESCQDGNLMITCMPSRYEITQLTVTGEWSAAKMNEAVQLCLDACSKLVTIMRSCLKEVASATQD